The sequence GCTGACCAGCAACGATCACAAGGAACTTGTTCTGTGCGTACCGGGCAACCCAGGAGTGACGGGCTACTACAAGCTGTTTCTTGAAACCATTCATACCAACCTCGGGCTTCCCGTGTGGGTCCTATCACACGCTGGCCACGAGTTCCCGCAGGATGAAACGCAGGCTTCAAGCGACAACTCGCAGGTTTACGGGGTGGAGGAACAGGTCCAACACAAGATCGCCTTCATCGAGAAGTACGTACCTGCAGACGTGAAGGTATACCTGATCGGGCACTCCATCGGTTGTAAACTGATCCTCGAGGCCCTGAAAAACTCCAGCGTCCGTCCCAAGGTGAAGAAGAGCTACCTGCTGTTCCCGACGATCGAGCGGATGGCCACTTCGCCAAACGGCAAGTTCCTGACGAGCCTAATCCTACCGGTTGTGCCTGTCATCGTTTTCCTGTCGTGGATATTTGCACTGCTACCGAGGACTGTCGGGAAAGGCCTACTGCATGCCTATTTCGCTATTCGACGTTCCAAAGATGACGCAATTGACGCAACAATGGATCTCATCTGCCCTCCAGTACTGAGAAACGTGTTCCATTTCGCGGCGGACGAGATGACGAAAGTCGTGGATTTGGACTGCGAGACCCTGATGTCAAACAGTGATATATTGTTCCTGTACTACGGTGCTACAGACGGCTGGACGCCTTTAAACTACTGCAAGGAGATGAAGAAATCATGCCCCAAAGTGAAAAGTGTTGTTTGCAAAGATAATTTTGAACATGCTTTTGTTCTGAGCTGCGGTAAAGAGGTTGGGGATATGGTCTCGGACTGGATAAAAATAGagagaacaaaataatttataatgtgatAGTTAATTGAAACTGTTATATTGTTGCATTTATGTTTTAGATATTAACAATGATATTACAATCATGTTTATTACGTTAGATATTCAGATTTGCAGACAGATAAGTGCCTGAATTCTTCTGTTGATTTAGCTCACGAGATTTTGAGCTAGAGATTTTGTCACATGCATCAACTCTGACACTGGCataattaagataaaaaatattagtaatgtTTGCTGTGTGCACTGTTTAAGCTCTAACAGGCATTGAATGTTTTGTTTCCCTGACAATGTTTTATTAATGTTAGGGATATGTAATTtgcttatgtatttttttaaacaattttaaaatctcTTTTACAGACacttataaaataacttttactagTTTCTTTCTTTGAATCACAACTGTTACATAAACTGCAACAGACAAATAATAGGTAAAATGGGGATCATATATTATTGTTTGCTATTTAATCCAGCAGGTTAAACGTTTGATTATAAGGGCCTatgcatatttttaaataatttctatatTTTAGTCAATATAAGGTGGGTAAATTGTTGGACGGATTTGAGTGAATGGACTTATTACCCTTTTtccattgttaaaatatattttgcagaAAAGTGTAATTTAGaggttaagttaaaaaaatattaaagacttTTCGCTAatgctttataatttttttctacctTTGAAAAAACAATCTATCATGTGTTCTACGGCACTGGAATTCTGTACCACAGAACCTCAATCGCTGTAATCAAGTTAATGGACTCTCATTTATTTGCACGTTAGCTACAGGTTCCAAAAACTTACAAAACCTGGACATTTCAAGGGTGTTGAAAGTGGGcaggggaaaataatttttaagtggtTAATTTTAGTATGACATAcagtgttacaaaaatattttcattaaaacaattCAATCCacggattgaaaaaaaaaaaatattattgtatttaGTTATCGATCGTGAGTGTAATGTGGATTACGAGTGGAATTCATGTTTTAGGAGAGAGAATGAGAATTATCTCTTCTCTACACAAATATTTCCTTCTGTCTTGTGAATTGGTTTCTaccaaagatatatatattttttttaaaataaaaaatccataAATTTCGCTATTATATTTTGGAGTGCACATTTGTTTGACagatgtttcttttttttatcagGTTGGCTAGAAAACTTGAGATAAGAAATTTTCCTGACATTTTCATGACTTTTCCAAGtttgggaaaaaattttatctGATATTAGTTGCCAATAACTATCAAAAATTCAAACTAAAGGTAATTGTTCATTATCACTATCCAATTTTATCCCTTGAACCTGATGGTATGATCCTCTTTAATTGATCCCGTAGTACATGATGCTTTCTGGtttaatttagtacgttgaaAGATCCTTGCCAACCAAAGATATAACaatactt comes from Bacillus rossius redtenbacheri isolate Brsri chromosome 18, Brsri_v3, whole genome shotgun sequence and encodes:
- the LOC134541131 gene encoding lipid droplet-associated hydrolase, whose product is MQEGFVTVNKVPTRVLCWGGWLTSNDHKELVLCVPGNPGVTGYYKLFLETIHTNLGLPVWVLSHAGHEFPQDETQASSDNSQVYGVEEQVQHKIAFIEKYVPADVKVYLIGHSIGCKLILEALKNSSVRPKVKKSYLLFPTIERMATSPNGKFLTSLILPVVPVIVFLSWIFALLPRTVGKGLLHAYFAIRRSKDDAIDATMDLICPPVLRNVFHFAADEMTKVVDLDCETLMSNSDILFLYYGATDGWTPLNYCKEMKKSCPKVKSVVCKDNFEHAFVLSCGKEVGDMVSDWIKIERTK